Proteins found in one Drosophila innubila isolate TH190305 chromosome X, UK_Dinn_1.0, whole genome shotgun sequence genomic segment:
- the LOC117793693 gene encoding uncharacterized protein LOC117793693, producing the protein MQKLTDALGLSLTVLICCGGLLQAAPYPPEMPSNPVYYKRFHRNRPSSHRDMDVYEVRELYYLQRSTPKPKIRQLTDVEIDQLILCDFEPTLPMCTKLINMSSTSKTSTSSSTTTTTTEVTSTIPTTIAITSTDLPLLPMLPTVSNDFLEVIETTTTSPEDEDYQMEPDNGSDDFETNDDENTGDDIDEPVEAEDYLTSGGSIGGNDLTK; encoded by the exons ATGCAAAAGCTTACAGATGCTTTGGGTCTTTCCCTAACCGTGCTGATTTGCTGCGGAGGATTACTACAAGCTGCGCCATATCCTCCCGAAATGCCTAGCAACCCTGTATACTACAAACGTTTCCATCGTAACCGTCCCAGTAGCCATCGAGATATGGACGTGTACGAAGTCCGAGAGCTTTACTATTTGCAACGCTCTACACCTAAGCCGAAGATACGACAACTGACCGATGTAGAAATAGACCAACTTATACTATGCGACTTTGAGCCAACGTTGCCTATGT GCACGAAATTGATCAACATGTCAAGCACCAGCAAAACCTCAACCTCGTCctcaacaacgacaactacaacagaGGTCACAAGCACAATTCCCACCACTATTGCCATCACCAGCACAGATCTACCATTGCTGCCAATGTTACCGACAGTATCAAATGATTTCCTTGAGGTGattgaaacaacaacaacatcgccAGAGGATGAAGATTATCAGATGGAGCCTGACAATGGCAGCGATGATTTCGAAACGAACGATGATGAGAATACCGGCGATGACATTGATGAGCCTGTTGAGGCAGAAGACTACTTAACCTCTGGCGGCAGCATCGGAGGCAACGATCTGACTAAGTAG